The Pelagibacterium halotolerans B2 nucleotide sequence GCCGAAGCCATCAATACGCCCGCCAGAGCCGCGATTTTGAGAGATTTCATGATGTTCCCCTTGGTTGATGATGATCCCGGCCTGCCGTTTGCCGCGGCGGACGGGCAGTCTTGCCTGGCCTCTACCGTCCCCCACGAACGGATGGATGCCAGAAGGTAACGGCGCGTTCGATGAGCGCAATCACCCCATAGAACACTGAGCCGGCGAGCGCGGCGACCGCGATCTCGGCCCAGACCATATCGACTTGAAGCCGTCCGATGGCCGCGGATATCCGGAACCCCATCCCCACGACTGGAGTGCCGAAAAACTCGGCGACGATGGCCCCGATAAGCGCCAGCGTCGAATTGATCTTTAACGCATTGAAGATGAAGGGCCATGCCATGGGCAAGCGCAATTTTGCGAGTGTCTGCCAATAGCTGGCCGCATAGGTTGCCATGAGGTCCTTTTCGATCTGCCCGGTCGCGTTGAGCCCCGCCACGGTGTTGACCAGCATGGGAAAGAACGTCATCACCACGACGACGGCGGCTTTCGACTGCCAGTCGAACCCGAACCACATCACCATGATCGGTGCGATGCCGACAAGAGGCAGAGCCGAGACGAAATTGCCCACCGGCAGCAGCCCGCGCTTGAGGAAGGGCGAGCGGTCGATAGCGACGGCCACGATGAACGCCGATCCACAGCCTATGGCATAACCGATCAGCACCGATTTGAGGAATGTCTGCTGGAAGTCGGGCCAGATCGGGTTGGGGATCGAGGCCCAAAGCCGCTCCCAGATCACCGATGGTGGCGGCAGCAGCACGGCGGGCACGTTCAGGCCCCGCACCAGCCCTTCCCAGACCACCAGAAGCACAACGCCGAAAATCACCGGCACGGCGATATTTATGGCGCTCGCGGCGGCCCGCTCGCGGGTTCTGATCCGCACCAGAAATTCGTTGATCCCCCACCCGGCCAGCCAGACCGCCAGCGCCGTCATGATCCAGCCATTCATGCGGGTGCCCCCATCATTTTGGCGGTGAGCGACTGGATGGCCCCGATGGCAAAGATCAAAGCCGCCGAAAGCGCAGCCGCCATCAGGAGCGCCGCCCAGATCTGCGTCGTCTGCCCGTAATACGACCCGGCCAGCAGCCGCGAGCCGAGCCCGCCCGCCGCGCCGGTCGGCAATTCGCCGACGATGGCCCCGACCAGCGAAGCGGCAACGCCCACCTTCATGGACGTGAAAAGATAAGGCACGGCTGCCGGCCAGCGCAGCTTCCAGAACACCTGATTGCCCGAGGCGTTATAGGTGCGCATCAGATCGAGATGGATGGCTTCGGGGCTGCGAAAGCCCTTGACCATACCCACGACCAC carries:
- a CDS encoding ABC transporter permease; this translates as MNGWIMTALAVWLAGWGINEFLVRIRTRERAAASAINIAVPVIFGVVLLVVWEGLVRGLNVPAVLLPPPSVIWERLWASIPNPIWPDFQQTFLKSVLIGYAIGCGSAFIVAVAIDRSPFLKRGLLPVGNFVSALPLVGIAPIMVMWFGFDWQSKAAVVVVMTFFPMLVNTVAGLNATGQIEKDLMATYAASYWQTLAKLRLPMAWPFIFNALKINSTLALIGAIVAEFFGTPVVGMGFRISAAIGRLQVDMVWAEIAVAALAGSVFYGVIALIERAVTFWHPSVRGGR